One part of the Microbulbifer sp. THAF38 genome encodes these proteins:
- a CDS encoding aldolase catalytic domain-containing protein: MMILDCTLRDGGYYNSWDFDPNIVNSYLASMSQAKVDFVELGLRSFPKNGFLGPFAYTTELFLESLELPDGPVYGVMVDAKTILSAEIPVIEAIDKLFINKVDSKIGLVRVAAHFNEVEASGEIVKALKEKGYIVGFNLMQAGGKPCDVIAEKAELAVSWGCLDVLYFADSLGNMDSDEVFRIITALRRHWDGELGIHTHNNMGKALDNTIAAHNKGVTWLDATVTGMGRGAGNAQTENLLAVLNKTNAPYAPKPVYDLVVRHFGLMQKEYGWGSNLLYFLGAQNDVHPTYVQNLLSDERYGPDEIVGAIDYLSSANASSYDGKILEQALQLSAISNEVGGSDTLLNAFSGREVLIVGSGNSVNRYNSGISDYIRDRKPVVLVINLNGDIDEDLVDYIVISHNSKFLADKEKYQNSDKPIILPRQRFSPEDMEVLNPYSEIIDYGLQVESGIFDYSETHCVIPLELTAGYALSIALIGGAKAISLVGFDGYDKGDKRQQEMIDLMMAVHDKHSDDIILSLTPTTYPISEGSIYAPSI; the protein is encoded by the coding sequence ATGATGATACTAGATTGCACGCTAAGAGATGGCGGGTATTATAATAGCTGGGATTTTGATCCCAATATCGTAAATTCTTACCTCGCTTCCATGTCACAGGCAAAAGTGGATTTTGTAGAGTTAGGGTTACGGTCATTCCCAAAGAACGGTTTTTTGGGCCCTTTTGCATATACAACAGAATTGTTTCTCGAGAGCTTAGAATTGCCTGATGGCCCGGTTTACGGAGTCATGGTTGATGCAAAGACAATTCTTTCTGCCGAGATTCCAGTGATTGAAGCTATCGATAAACTTTTTATCAATAAAGTCGATAGCAAAATTGGTCTGGTTCGAGTAGCGGCTCATTTTAATGAGGTTGAGGCGTCAGGCGAGATTGTTAAGGCTTTGAAGGAAAAAGGATATATAGTTGGTTTCAATCTTATGCAGGCTGGCGGTAAACCTTGCGATGTAATCGCCGAAAAGGCGGAGTTAGCAGTCAGTTGGGGTTGCTTGGATGTTCTCTACTTTGCCGACTCGCTTGGGAATATGGATAGCGATGAGGTATTCAGGATTATCACCGCATTGAGGCGGCATTGGGATGGTGAGCTCGGCATACATACCCACAACAATATGGGGAAGGCGCTGGATAATACGATTGCAGCCCATAACAAAGGCGTTACTTGGTTGGATGCAACGGTCACAGGGATGGGCCGAGGTGCCGGTAATGCTCAAACGGAAAATCTGTTGGCAGTGCTGAACAAAACCAATGCGCCATATGCTCCAAAGCCGGTTTATGATTTGGTCGTCAGGCATTTTGGCCTGATGCAAAAGGAATACGGTTGGGGAAGTAATCTTCTTTATTTTCTTGGTGCACAGAATGATGTACATCCAACCTATGTACAAAATTTATTGTCAGATGAGCGATATGGTCCAGACGAAATTGTAGGAGCGATCGATTATCTAAGTAGTGCAAATGCCTCCTCTTACGATGGCAAGATACTCGAACAAGCGCTGCAATTGAGTGCAATTAGCAATGAAGTGGGCGGGTCGGATACGTTGTTGAATGCGTTTTCCGGTCGTGAAGTTCTTATTGTCGGTAGTGGCAATAGTGTTAACCGGTACAACTCTGGAATATCCGATTATATCCGAGATAGAAAGCCTGTCGTATTGGTGATCAATCTAAATGGCGATATAGATGAGGATTTGGTTGATTATATCGTTATCTCCCATAACTCTAAATTCCTTGCAGATAAAGAAAAGTATCAAAATTCTGATAAACCAATAATTCTTCCACGTCAACGCTTCTCTCCTGAAGATATGGAGGTTTTAAATCCTTATTCAGAAATTATCGATTATGGGTTACAGGTTGAGAGTGGGATTTTCGACTATTCCGAAACACATTGTGTAATTCCGCTAGAGTTGACTGCGGGCTATGCGCTTTCGATTGCTCTTATTGGTGGTGCTAAGGCAATAAGCCTAGTCGGATTTGATGGTTACGACAAAGGAGATAAGCGGCAACAGGAGATGATCGATTTAATGATGGCTGTGCATGACAAGCACAGTGATGACATTATTTTATCATTGACACCGACTACTTATCCTATAAGCGAAGGATCTATTTATGCACCATCTATTTGA
- a CDS encoding glycosyltransferase family 4 protein has protein sequence MTEHRILIVSHGHPDHSKGGAEVAAYNLFKEYERLGLDTVFLARSDQPSHGGSAFSTINSDKEILFHTHMSDFFLFQSGCKKHVWQEFRALLERYKPTVIHFHHYIHMGLELIREVRNTLPNARIVVTLHEYLAICANNGQMVKPGKQMKLCYKSSPTDCARCFPERSAADFFLREKYIKSIFNLVDMFVSPSYFLIERYKAWGIPEEKMVMIENGQPEIEAPAARQLTEGEGRGRFAFFGQINPFKGVDVLLEAFRLLPEDIQKKVHLDIHGANLEGQTEAFQEKIHGLLEDLGDLVTLHGSYESHEIGRLMEQADWVIIPSVWWENSPMVIQEAFNHGRPLIGSDIGGMQEKILDGVTGIHFRNRSSIALSREIVKASLDSKLSLAKNIVKPLTIFLCAEMHLNEVYGS, from the coding sequence ATGACTGAACACAGAATACTGATTGTTTCCCACGGTCACCCCGATCATAGCAAGGGTGGTGCAGAAGTGGCTGCCTATAATCTGTTTAAGGAATATGAACGACTGGGCTTGGATACAGTTTTTCTGGCACGAAGCGACCAGCCTTCCCATGGGGGTTCCGCCTTTTCTACGATTAATTCGGACAAGGAAATTCTATTTCATACCCATATGTCCGACTTTTTCCTATTCCAGTCTGGCTGTAAAAAGCATGTATGGCAGGAATTTCGTGCACTACTTGAACGCTACAAACCCACGGTAATACATTTTCATCACTACATACATATGGGGTTGGAGTTAATACGTGAGGTAAGGAATACACTGCCGAATGCACGTATTGTTGTAACCTTGCATGAGTACTTGGCCATCTGTGCTAATAACGGCCAAATGGTTAAACCGGGTAAGCAGATGAAGCTCTGCTATAAGTCATCTCCTACCGACTGCGCACGCTGTTTCCCCGAACGTTCTGCTGCGGACTTCTTTCTGCGAGAAAAATATATCAAATCCATTTTCAATTTAGTGGATATGTTTGTCTCCCCTAGCTATTTTCTGATCGAGCGCTATAAAGCTTGGGGGATTCCCGAGGAAAAAATGGTGATGATTGAAAATGGTCAGCCGGAGATTGAAGCACCAGCAGCGCGCCAGCTAACAGAAGGGGAGGGCCGCGGCCGTTTTGCTTTCTTTGGCCAGATCAATCCATTCAAAGGTGTGGACGTGCTGCTGGAGGCCTTTAGGCTATTGCCAGAAGATATTCAAAAGAAGGTGCATCTTGATATTCATGGTGCAAACCTGGAGGGGCAAACAGAGGCGTTTCAGGAAAAAATCCATGGTCTGCTGGAAGACCTCGGTGATTTGGTTACTTTACACGGCTCCTATGAGTCTCATGAGATCGGTCGCCTGATGGAGCAGGCTGACTGGGTGATTATTCCTTCGGTATGGTGGGAGAACTCACCGATGGTAATTCAGGAAGCCTTTAACCACGGTCGCCCGTTGATCGGAAGTGATATTGGTGGAATGCAGGAAAAAATATTAGATGGAGTTACTGGAATTCATTTCAGAAATCGCAGTAGTATCGCATTATCAAGAGAAATTGTTAAAGCGTCTTTAGATTCTAAGCTAAGCCTTGCAAAAAATATTGTAAAACCACTCACTATTTTTCTATGCGCAGAAATGCACTTAAATGAAGTTTATGGGAGTTAA
- the galU gene encoding UTP--glucose-1-phosphate uridylyltransferase GalU gives MKAVIPVAGLGTRMLPATKAIPKEMLPIVDKPLIQYVVNEAIAAGIKHIVLVTHSSKNSIENHFDTSFELEATLEARVKRQLLDEVRSICPKDVTIMHVRQGEAKGLGHAILCAQPVVGDEDFAVLLPDVIIDDAASDLSRDNLAQMLFRFDQTGVSQVMVEPVPQEKVHQYGVADCQGATLSPNTSQPMTAIVEKPPVEEAPSNMAVVGRYVLSRKLWPLLEQTLPSAGNEIQLTDAIADLIAQESVEAYRMVGKSHDCGSKLGYLKANVEYGLRHPNLAKEYRAYLNTLMLSESRVSNGKLKISQEAVA, from the coding sequence ATGAAGGCTGTTATACCTGTTGCAGGGCTAGGGACAAGGATGCTGCCTGCGACTAAAGCTATCCCCAAAGAAATGCTGCCTATCGTCGATAAACCACTTATTCAGTATGTGGTCAATGAAGCGATTGCGGCTGGTATAAAACATATTGTACTGGTTACTCACTCCAGTAAGAATTCTATCGAAAATCATTTTGACACCAGTTTTGAGTTGGAGGCGACCCTAGAGGCCAGGGTCAAGCGTCAGCTGCTGGATGAGGTGCGATCCATCTGCCCGAAAGACGTTACCATCATGCACGTGCGGCAGGGTGAGGCGAAAGGCCTGGGGCATGCGATCCTATGTGCCCAACCAGTGGTCGGAGATGAGGACTTTGCGGTGCTACTGCCGGATGTCATTATCGATGATGCAGCCTCAGATCTTAGTCGCGATAATTTAGCGCAAATGTTATTTCGGTTCGATCAAACCGGTGTTAGTCAGGTGATGGTGGAACCGGTGCCGCAGGAAAAGGTACATCAATACGGGGTAGCGGATTGCCAGGGGGCTACATTATCCCCAAATACCTCGCAGCCAATGACGGCTATCGTGGAAAAACCACCAGTGGAAGAAGCACCATCAAATATGGCTGTGGTTGGGCGCTATGTATTATCACGCAAGCTATGGCCACTGCTTGAACAGACATTACCGAGTGCCGGTAATGAAATACAGCTCACTGATGCTATTGCCGATTTGATAGCCCAGGAAAGCGTCGAAGCCTACCGTATGGTCGGCAAAAGCCATGATTGTGGTTCTAAGCTGGGATATTTAAAGGCAAATGTTGAGTATGGCTTACGCCATCCAAATTTAGCTAAGGAATACCGAGCTTATTTAAACACGTTGATGCTATCTGAGAGCAGGGTTTCCAATGGTAAGCTCAAAATTTCACAAGAAGCTGTAGCATGA
- a CDS encoding sulfotransferase family 2 domain-containing protein, with the protein MSPIVFVHIPKTAGTSFRLGADSFFGKENVCRDYGEKAVETSTIVREWISSDKDGWLFARDFEKQGYQFLTGHFHAAKYISIFDASRMITFLRDPIQRIASEYNHFVRNNGYEGSFEDFFRSPQNVNRQLRLVGKNNWAEFGFIGFVDAYQDSLKLLNRKFEIDIPQLHENVAESEVVKPQQLTKDQIEELQILNAEELEFFSSARAQFDWRLRLACADESYVSGCVTHVEMGKLRGWAISEDINNAVLIQVKVDNEIIGECKANEFRPYCRARGLGRAGFIGFSFEFSREINVGSVECVVANTQQPLLNVYS; encoded by the coding sequence TTGAGTCCAATTGTGTTTGTGCATATCCCAAAAACTGCGGGTACCAGTTTTCGTTTGGGGGCTGATTCTTTTTTTGGGAAAGAAAATGTCTGTCGAGACTATGGGGAAAAGGCAGTAGAAACCAGTACGATTGTCAGAGAATGGATTTCTAGTGACAAAGATGGATGGTTATTTGCAAGAGACTTTGAAAAGCAGGGCTACCAATTTCTTACAGGGCATTTTCATGCGGCAAAATACATAAGTATTTTTGATGCTAGTAGAATGATCACTTTTCTGCGAGATCCAATACAGAGGATTGCCTCCGAATATAATCATTTTGTGAGGAATAATGGTTATGAGGGGAGTTTTGAAGACTTTTTCCGAAGCCCTCAAAATGTTAATCGTCAGCTACGTCTCGTGGGTAAGAATAACTGGGCCGAGTTTGGGTTTATTGGGTTTGTAGATGCTTATCAGGACTCCTTAAAGTTACTCAATAGAAAATTTGAAATTGATATTCCTCAACTGCATGAAAACGTTGCAGAAAGTGAAGTAGTTAAACCACAACAGCTAACAAAAGACCAAATAGAAGAGTTACAAATTCTTAATGCAGAGGAGTTGGAATTTTTCAGCAGTGCTCGAGCGCAGTTTGACTGGCGTCTTCGCCTTGCGTGCGCTGATGAAAGCTATGTGTCAGGTTGTGTGACTCATGTTGAAATGGGAAAGCTAAGAGGTTGGGCAATCTCCGAGGATATTAATAACGCAGTATTAATTCAGGTCAAAGTTGATAATGAGATTATTGGGGAATGTAAAGCTAATGAATTTCGCCCCTATTGTAGGGCACGTGGGCTTGGTCGGGCGGGCTTTATAGGCTTTTCGTTTGAGTTTTCTAGAGAAATAAATGTTGGCTCTGTAGAGTGTGTTGTGGCTAACACACAGCAGCCTCTATTAAATGTATATAGTTGA
- a CDS encoding HAD family hydrolase: MHHLFEYDLYIFDCDGVILDSNALKIQAMDRALTGYSESEISSSLDYFAKNFGKSRYHHVEFFLRNVIKVSESDFSDRYSQVLNLYARACEKLYLSAAICDGFIEFISNLGMPCYVASGSDQDELRQVFAKRKLSKYFIDILGSPEKKANNVRKILSESKGKALMIGDSLSDLEAARECEIDFLFVSKYSASPEAVRSSSLFSETEEILSFSSLTS; this comes from the coding sequence ATGCACCATCTATTTGAATATGATCTTTATATATTCGACTGTGATGGCGTAATTCTGGATTCAAATGCATTGAAAATTCAGGCGATGGATCGGGCTTTGACCGGATATTCTGAGAGTGAAATATCCAGTTCCCTGGATTATTTTGCTAAGAACTTTGGAAAGTCACGCTATCATCACGTAGAGTTTTTTTTACGTAATGTGATCAAAGTTTCTGAGAGTGATTTTTCAGATCGCTATAGCCAGGTATTAAATCTATATGCAAGAGCTTGTGAAAAATTGTATCTTTCAGCAGCCATTTGTGACGGATTTATTGAGTTTATTTCAAACCTTGGGATGCCATGTTATGTGGCTAGCGGCTCAGATCAAGATGAACTCCGGCAAGTGTTTGCCAAGAGAAAATTGAGTAAATATTTTATAGATATACTCGGTTCTCCAGAAAAAAAGGCCAATAATGTAAGAAAAATATTATCCGAATCAAAGGGCAAGGCTCTGATGATTGGTGATTCTTTAAGTGATCTAGAAGCTGCTAGAGAATGTGAAATCGATTTCCTTTTTGTATCGAAATATTCGGCATCACCTGAAGCCGTAAGATCATCAAGCTTATTTTCGGAAACTGAGGAAATTTTGTCTTTTTCGAGCTTGACCAGTTAA
- a CDS encoding 3-deoxy-manno-octulosonate cytidylyltransferase, which translates to MNYAVIIPARYKSTRLPGKPLLDILGKPMIRRVWEQCVSAVGEEKVYVATDDDRISTCCREFTDNVVMTSDNCKTGTDRVFEAARIIGHLDFVVNVQGDEPLINPDEISCIIEKYMECPGTIVNGMARIGSENEYISNTVPKVVFRADGRLLYMSRAAIPSNKSGKFNTAWKQICIYAFPMNALSEFALKEEKTFFENEEDIEILRFLEMGYDVTMVEVEGNSIAVDTPDDAVRVIEILTNNPTCIV; encoded by the coding sequence ATGAATTATGCAGTAATAATACCTGCGCGCTATAAGTCAACAAGACTGCCAGGTAAACCTCTCCTTGACATCTTGGGTAAGCCTATGATTCGTCGTGTTTGGGAGCAGTGTGTATCGGCGGTGGGAGAGGAAAAGGTCTATGTCGCTACGGATGATGACAGGATTTCAACTTGCTGTCGTGAATTTACCGATAATGTCGTGATGACAAGCGACAACTGCAAGACTGGCACTGATAGGGTTTTTGAAGCAGCAAGAATAATAGGACATTTAGACTTTGTAGTTAATGTGCAAGGAGATGAGCCTTTAATAAACCCTGATGAAATCTCGTGCATCATTGAAAAGTATATGGAGTGCCCTGGAACTATCGTAAATGGTATGGCCAGAATTGGCTCAGAGAATGAGTATATTAGCAATACGGTTCCAAAGGTCGTTTTTAGAGCGGATGGTCGACTTTTATATATGAGCCGCGCTGCCATACCTTCCAATAAGTCGGGCAAATTTAATACTGCTTGGAAACAAATTTGTATATATGCATTCCCGATGAATGCTTTGTCTGAATTTGCTTTGAAGGAAGAGAAAACTTTCTTTGAGAACGAAGAGGATATAGAAATTCTCAGATTTTTAGAGATGGGATACGATGTGACAATGGTTGAAGTCGAGGGAAATAGTATCGCTGTAGATACACCTGATGATGCAGTAAGGGTTATCGAAATATTGACAAATAACCCGACTTGCATTGTTTAG
- the galE gene encoding UDP-glucose 4-epimerase GalE, which translates to MVRKVLVTGGAGYIGSHTLVALQEAGFEAVVIDSLCNSSEIALQRVQRITGKPVRFYPGDIRDRRLLDQILTENKIHSVIHFAGLKAVGESSQKPIDYYQSNVAGSLVLLEAMQEAGVKRLVFSSSATVYGSEAPVPYVETLQTGNTSNPYGTSKWMVEQILQDAAAANQELSVALLRYFNPVGAHPSGLIGEDPQGIPNNLLPYIAQVAVGKRKELSIFGDDYPTSDGTCLRDYLHVMDLAIGHVRALEWIEDKVGTEAFNLGTGRGISVLEIVRAFEQASGVPIPYTVAPRRAGDLPAFWADASKAKSELGWVADLGLEQMMVDTWRWQRENPQGYNATHSES; encoded by the coding sequence ATGGTTAGAAAAGTATTGGTTACCGGGGGCGCTGGCTACATAGGCTCCCACACCTTGGTGGCATTGCAAGAAGCAGGTTTTGAGGCTGTCGTCATTGACAGCCTGTGCAATAGCTCCGAAATAGCTTTACAGCGGGTACAAAGGATTACCGGTAAACCCGTGAGATTTTATCCTGGTGATATCAGAGATCGCAGACTGCTAGATCAAATACTTACTGAGAATAAGATTCATTCAGTGATTCACTTTGCTGGGTTGAAAGCTGTAGGAGAGTCTTCGCAGAAGCCGATCGACTACTACCAGAGTAATGTCGCTGGTAGCCTGGTATTGCTAGAGGCTATGCAGGAAGCTGGAGTCAAGCGATTGGTTTTCAGCTCTTCGGCTACCGTTTATGGCAGTGAGGCTCCGGTGCCCTACGTGGAAACTCTGCAAACTGGAAACACCAGTAACCCATATGGCACCAGTAAATGGATGGTGGAGCAGATATTGCAGGATGCCGCCGCTGCGAACCAAGAGCTTTCTGTGGCACTCCTTCGGTATTTTAACCCTGTTGGGGCCCATCCCTCGGGACTGATCGGGGAAGACCCTCAGGGAATACCTAACAATCTGTTGCCGTATATCGCTCAGGTCGCGGTGGGAAAGCGCAAAGAGCTGTCGATATTTGGTGATGATTATCCCACATCAGATGGTACCTGCTTGAGGGATTACCTGCATGTGATGGATTTAGCAATAGGGCATGTTCGAGCCCTGGAATGGATAGAAGATAAAGTAGGCACAGAGGCATTCAACCTAGGAACAGGTAGGGGAATCTCCGTTCTCGAAATAGTTCGTGCCTTTGAACAGGCCTCTGGCGTACCAATACCCTATACAGTAGCGCCACGCCGTGCAGGCGATCTGCCAGCCTTTTGGGCTGATGCCTCCAAGGCAAAGAGCGAATTAGGATGGGTTGCAGATTTAGGGCTGGAGCAAATGATGGTAGATACATGGCGTTGGCAAAGGGAAAATCCGCAAGGTTATAACGCTACCCACTCTGAGAGTTAG